The Monomorium pharaonis isolate MP-MQ-018 unplaced genomic scaffold, ASM1337386v2 scaffold_602, whole genome shotgun sequence genome includes a region encoding these proteins:
- the LOC118648697 gene encoding collagen alpha-1(I) chain-like, translating into MSFVSGKGKRYKRRLGLASDSESEEESHADEGRSRKLARGETAAGGREGGVSPAPSLVSTVAEISDTVLDSGGEPSVGGGGPVKEGEKGKGRGRPATTGDFAQLARAKERLVEASRKELALEEERAILDPMTGLSEKLRKQGSGMMERYAEEYRRAPVNDLAAAIAMSVEAVLKCTGISKGLKGSIAKQIREETCRAAACATLLSLQAQKPPEEREADEMAALRRELEAARKESGQLREENRALRDRAAELPSLERRQAAARFGSPSPHGGTRETRLSLPCVEGHTAMDMDPPPSPPRSVGRGEGGPVLGEGTRGTGGGPGGGGGGGLVALPPLVLPTLGGRERSIPDEGAVSAQIGRLLAGVDLKAAFMARLDAIFGEWLAERPGVVAAAAGRGARRSGGVGGGGPSAAGPLGGPSLPVAGGTAGAPSPPPPGGEGGDGDGGGKGRQKKKRKKKGGRGPGGSGAGTSGPAPAGAAAPGPPAVGPAGAGGAASGAGPAPVPPGGGGATRSYASVASAAPSGARGGAARRGKDKGKGKGGAAGDGRGAPVPSAPPAAAADVTVRRASGGKARRTPATRAVAVTCEDGAYAETLREARSKIDLASLGVSEVRPRRAQTGALLLEVPNRDGQDGADRLAEKLRQVLEGKKGVRVTQPVKMAELRLGGLEESVTPDEISRALADKGGCPVGDIKLGEPRRAPGGLFTVWARCPLAAANRIAAVDGGRLVVGGWFRVRAELLGVRPLQCFRCLQRGHVRSVCGSKEDRSDTCYRCGGAGHRAAGCTAPVKCPVCARAGRPCGHRVGGPQCGAPVVRGGLPPAREARSGAAAPGNAGSGGPPSGGPSPVLGGAAAAVAAAATEGPMEVDPLPEGGGGPPLPQRESRDDPKGAEDASLSVHNAP; encoded by the coding sequence ATGTCTTTTGTGTCGGGTAAGGGGAAGCGCTATAAGCGCAGATTAGGATTAGCGAGTGACTCCGAGTCGGAGGAGGAGTCCCACGCGGATGAGGGCCGCTCACGAAAGTTGGCCAGAGGCGAGACTGCCGCGGGAGGCAGGGAGGGAGGCGTCTCGCCAGCGCCGTCGCTGGTCTCCACGGTGGCCGAAATTTCGGACACTGTGTTGGACAGCGGCGGTGAGCCATCAGTGGGCGGGGGTGGCCCCGTCAAGGAGGGAGAGAAGggaaaggggagggggaggccAGCCACCACAGGCGATTTTGCTCAATTGGCTCGGGCCAAGGAGCGCCTGGTGGAGGCTTCCCGTAAGGAGTTGGCCCTAGAGGAAGAAAGGGCCATACTGGACCCCATGACCGGGCTTTCGGAGAAGCTCCGGAAACAGGGGTCCGGTATGATGGAAAGGTACGCGGAGGAGTACCGGAGGGCGCCGGTCAATGACCTGGCTGCTGCTATCGCGATGAGTGTCGAGGCCGTGCTTAAGTGCACTGGAATTTCCAAGGGCCTAAAAGGCAGCATCGCGAAGCAAATTAGGGAGGAGACCTGCAGGGCAGCGGCGTGTGCTACGCTGCTGTCGCTGCAGGCTCAAAAGCCGCCGGAGGAGAGGGAGGCCGATGAGATGGCCGCTCTCCGGAGAGAGTTGGAGGCCGCTCGGAAAGAGAGCGGCCAGCTCAGGGAGGAGAACCGGGCCCTCCGGGATAGGGCGGCCGAACTGCCGTCCTTGGAGCGGCGACAGGCGGCCGCTAGGTTTGGATCGCCGTCCCCGCACGGGGGGACTCGTGAGACGCGGCTCTCTCTGCCGTGCGTCGAGGGACACACGGCGATGGACATGGACCCGCCCCCTTCCCCGCCGCGGTCGGTGGGGAGAGGCGAGGGCGGGCCGGTCCTGGGCGAGGGGACCCGCGGGACGGGGGGGGGACCGGGCGGCGGGGGCGGCGGCGGGTTGGTCGCGCTCCCCCCGCTCGTGCTCCCCACGctgggggggagggagaggagcATCCCGGACGAGGGGGCCGTGAGCGCCCAAATTGGGCGCTTGCTCGCCGGGGTGGACCTCAAAGCGGCCTTCATGGCCCGGCTGGACGCCATTTTTGGGGAGTGGCTGGCCGAGAGACCCGGGGTGGTGGCCGCAGCCGCGGGTCGGGGGGCCCGCCGGTCCGGCGGCGTCGGGGGGGGTGGGCCGTCCGCGGCTGGTCCGCTGGGCGGCCCCTCCCTCCCCGTCGCCGGCGGGACGGCTGGGgccccttctcctcctcctcccggGGGTGAGGGCGGCGATGGGGACGGCGGCGGCAAGGGTCgccaaaaaaagaagaggaagaaaaagggGGGCAGGGGACCCGGGGGCTCGGGTGCGGGCACCTCTGGTCCTGCGCCGGCGGGGGCTGCTGCGCCGGGCCCGCCGGCCGTTGGGCCGGCGGGCGCGGGCGGGGCGGCCTCCGGCGCGGGCCCCGCCCCGGTTCCTCCGGGGGGCGGCGGGGCGACTCGCTCGTATGCGAGCGTCGCCTCCGCCGCCCCCTCGGGGGCCCGGGGTGGTGCTGCCCGGCGGGGTAAGGATAAAGGTAAGGGTAAGGGCGGTGCTGCCGGGGATGGGCGGGGGGCTCCGGTGCCCTCCGCCCCCCCGGCGGCAGCCGCCGACGTGACGGTGCGACGCGCGTCGGGTGGCAAGGCGAGGAGGACGCCGGCCACCCGGGCGGTCGCCGTCACGTGCGAGGATGGGGCCTATGCGGAGACCCTGAGGGAGGCCAGGTCAAAGATAGACCTGGCGTCTCTCGGGGTCTCCGAGGTCAGGCCCAGAAGGGCGCAGACAGGGGCTCTGCTCCTGGAAGTCCCCAATAGGGACGGCCAGGACGGAGCCGACCGCCTGGCGGAGAAACTCCGCCAGGTGTTGGAAGGAAAGAAGGGTGTTAGGGTCACCCAGCCGGTCAAAATGGCCGAACTTAGGCTGGGTGGCCTGGAGGAATCGGTCACGCCCGACGAAATCAGTCGGGCGTTGGCCGACAAAGGGGGGTGTCCTGTCGGGGACATTAAGTTGGGGGAGCCCAGGAGAGCCCCGGGCGGCCTCTTCACCGTCTGGGCGCGATGCCCCTTGGCGGCGGCGAACCGGATCGCCGCCGTCGATGGGGGGCGCCTAGTGGTGGGGGGCTGGTTCCGGGTGCGGGCGGAGCTCCTGGGCGTGCGCCCTCTGCAGTGCTTTAGATGCCTGCAGAGGGGGCACGTCAGGAGCGTATGCGGTAGCAAGGAGGACAGGAGTGACACTTGCTACCGCTGCGGGGGAGCGGGGCACCGGGCGGCCGGGTGTACGGCGCCCGTAAAATGCCCCGTGTGCGCGAGGGCGGGCCGCCCGTGCGGTCACCGAGTGGGCGGTCCGCAGTGCGGCGCCCCGGTGGTCCGGGGCGGCCTGCCTCCGGCGCGGGAGGCGCGCTCGGGCGCTGCCGCGCCGGGGAACGCGGGGAGCGGCGGGCCCCCTTCCGGGGGCCCTAGCCCGGTACTGGGCGGGGCCGCTGCCGCTGTTGCTGCGGCGGCGACCGAGGGGCCTATGGAGGTGGACCCCTTGCCGGAGGGGGGCGGGGGGCCGCCCCTGCCGCAGAGGGAATCGCGGGACGACCCTAAGGGCGCGGAGGACGCCTCGTTGAGTGTCCACAATGCGCCTTAG